Genomic DNA from Streptomyces sp. NBC_01571:
GCACCTTGGCGTACTTGTTGATCGTCTCGACCTCGTCACCGAACTTCAGGCCCTTGACGCCCTCCGCCGACACGATGTTCGGGGTGCCTTCGAGGGTCACTCCGATGAAGCCGACCTTGACGCCGTTCTTCTTCCACACCCAGTAGGGCTTGAGGATCGGCTTGCCGGTCTTCTCGCTGGTGACGTTCGCGGCGAGGTAGGGGAAGTCGGCGCCCCGGAACTTCGCCTTCTTGTCGTAGCAGCCGTCCGTGGGGTGGCAGCCGCCGTTCTGCAGGCGGGCCAGCTCCTTGGCGCCCTCGTCGAACTCGTGGTTGCCGACGCTGGTCACGTCCAGGTCGAGCTTGTTCAGCGCGTCGATCGTCGGCTCGTCGTGGAAGAGCCCGGAGAGCAGCGGGGAGGCGCCGACCATGTCACCGGCGGCGGCCGTGATCGAGTACTTGTTGCCCTTGCGGGCGTCGCGCAGATGCGTGGCGAGGTACTCGACACCGCCCGCGTCGATCGACTTGGTCGTCCCGTCCGCCTGCAGCTCCGTGACCCGGCCGGAGGAACCGGACGGCGGCTCCAGGTTGCCGTGCAGATCGTTGAAGGACAGCAGTTGTACGTCCTGGTAGCGGCTGCTGCCGTGGTGGTGCCGGGCGGTCGCCCTGTCCTGCCCCGCGCTCGCCGGCATCGCGGCGGCCAGGGCGGCGACGGTGGCCAGGCCCGCGGCACCCGCGAGGAGGCGATGGGTACGTCTGTTCCGGAACGTCGGCGGCATGGGGTCCCCCCAGGAGAACGGTGAGAGCTACGAGTGTCACGAGCGCTGTGCGACGGCTGTGGCTTTGCACGCACTTTAGAATCAACGCGCGTAGCACACCAGGGGGTTCGGGGTTACGGACTGGTTGCCGTCGCCTCACCGGCAGACGCACGCGCGGGAGTCGCGAGGGGACGCGCGGGGAGCCGCGGTGTGGCGCGGCGCCGCCCCGGGAGACCGCCCGCCCCGCCACGATCCACATCCACCCCGCCCAACTCCTTGTCCGGAAAAGACCGCGCCGTACCCTCGTATCCATGACCAGCGACGACACCGCACCCCCCGCGCTCTCCCGCTCCATCGAGACCTCCAGCGCGCTCTCCCCGGCGCAGGCCGAGGACGTGCTCCGGCTCCTCTCGGAGGCCGCCCTGGCCGACGGACAGCAGGCGGTCTCCGAGCAGGGTCGGCTCCAGCTGAAGGGCGGTGCGCGCGAGGGCGTACGGCATCTGCTGCTGACCCTCGGCGACGTGCTGGTCGGATACGCCCAGTTGGAGGACACCGACCCGGTGGAGGCCCCGGCCGCCGAGCTGGTCGTGCACCCGGCGTACCGCGGACACGGCCACGGACGGGCGCTGGGTTCGGCGCTGCTCGCCGAGTCCGGCAAGCGGCTGCGGGTGTGGGCGCACGGCGGGCATTCCGCGGCCCGGCATCTCGCCCAGGTCCTCGGACTCACCCTCTTCCGTGAACTGCGTCAGCTCCGGCGGCCGTTGACCGATCTCGACCTGCCCGAGCCGAAGCTCCCGGACGGCGTGCGCGTCCGTGCCTTCGTGCCGGGCCGGGACGACGCGGCCTGGCTCGCCCTGAACGCCGAGGCCTTCGCCCACCATCCCGAGCAGGGCGCCCTCACCCAGCGCGACCTGGACGACCGCATGGCCGAGCCGTGGTTCGACCCGTCCGGGTTCTTCCTCGCCCTGCGCGGTGACGAACTCGTCGGCTTCCACTGGACGAAGGTCCACGCCACGGAGGGCCTCGGCGAGGTCTACGTCCTCGGGGTCAGCCCGGCCGCCCAGGGCGGCGGCCTCGGCAAGGCCCTCACCACGATCGGGCTCCGCCATCTCGCCGCGCAGGCTCTGCCGACCGCCATGCTCTACGTCGACGCCGACAACACCGCGGCCGTGGCCGTGTACGAGCGCCTCGGTTTCGTCACCCACGAGACGGACCTGATGTACCGCAGCGAGTCCTGACGGACCTGGGCGGGCCTACGTACCCGGCGTGGGGGCCGGCCGCATCCGGTCGGGGCCCGACGTACCCGGGCGGGGCCCACGCAGCCGGGGGTGGAGCCCGACGGACCTGGGCGGGCCTACGTACCCGGCGTGGGGGCCGGCCGCATCCGGTCGGGGCCCGACGTACCCGGGCGGGGCCCACGCAGCCGGGGGGGGGGAGCCCGGCGCACCCGGGCGGGACCTACCTACGTACCCGGGGGTGGACCCCGACGTACCCGGGCGGGGCCCACGCAGCCGGGGGTGGAGCCCGACGGACCTGGGCGGGCCTACGTACCCGGCGTGGGGACCGGCCGCATCCGGTCGGGGCCCGACGTACCCGGGCGGGCCCTACGTACCCGGGGGTGGACCCCGACGTACCCGGGCGGGACCTACGCACCCGGGCCGGACCGACGCACCCGAGGGCGGAGCCCCACGTACCCCCAGGGCGGGCCTGGCCCGGACGTGAGCGGGGTGCCGCGTACCCGGGGTGGGACTCGGCCGTGGCTGGGCCGCGCCCTGCGTGCTCGGGGCGGGGCCTGACGTGGTGGGGCGGAGCCCTCAGCGACGGGCAGGTGTGGGTGGGCGCCACGTCCGTGCGGGTTCCGTGCAGCACACCGCGCAGAGCAGTGCCGCCACGGCCAGGACGGCCGCCCACCGCTCGTGGGCGGCGTCCCAGTGCGGGTCGTTCACGGACACGACCAGCGCCCACCGCTCGGGCAGCAGCAGGGTCGGCACCGTCATGGCGGTGACCAGCAGGCCCGTCGCGACGGCCGGGCCCGGCTCGGCCCGGTCCGTGAACCGTACGGCGGCGGACGCGGCGGCCAGGGCGGTCGCCGCGATCGCGGCCGCCTCCAGCGTGAGCGCGCCGGCGGGGGGCCGCGCCCCCTCCGGTACGAGGAGCAGCGCGACCGTCCACCAGAGCGCGGCGGCCGGGGCCACCAGCGCCATCCGCAGGCCGCTGCGCAGCGGCCTGCGGGCCGGTACCGCCGCGGTGGTGTGCCGCGCCGGGTCGTCCAGCAGGAACGCCAGCCCCACGCCGAGGACGAGCGCGGCTCCCCGCAGCAGGTTGAGGCACAGCCACGGATCCGGCTGACCGGGCAGCAGGTGCGGGATCCCGGCCAGCAGGAACCCGAGACCGCCGCAGGCCGCGAGGGCCGTCCGGGGCAGGGTGCGCCAGACGGGCCGTACGAGGGCACGGATCACGGCCTGGTCCCCGTTCGTCCGCCCACGGTTCGTACGCTCCCGTTTCGTGCGCCGACTTTTCGTGCGCCGACTGTTCGCGCGCCGGCTGTTCGTACGCTCGCTGTTCGTACCCTCACGCCTCGTCCGCTCCCGCCTCGTCCCCTCACGGGTCGCGCGAGCGCGTCCGCGTCCGTGGCCGTGTCCGGCGCTGTCATCCCTCGCACGGGTCACCGTCCGGTTCCGGGTCCGTCGCCCCCGCCTTGGCCGGCACTCCCAGCAGCTCCGCGACCCGGGCCGTCGAGGTCTTCGGGGAGATCAGCTGCGACCAGTGGGCCTTCACCTTGGCGGTGACGCCGTAGCGGGGCTTCCTCAGCAGCTCCCGCACGATCCGCGTCTGTTCGTCGGTCATGGAGAGCGGCTCCGCGGGGGCCAGGACGATGGCGGAGCCGGTGACGCTGTCGTCGAGGCGGACGTGCCGGAAGAGCGTCATCGGGTCGGACTCCGCGCCCAGTGCCAGCCACATGATGGTCACCATGCGCGCGTCGCACACCGCGCTGCCCGCCTTCTCGTCCCCCGCGACCAGGACGGACGCGACGGCGACAGCGAACTCCGTGACCCGGTTGCCGCCCCAGGCGGTGCCGACGGTCACCTGGCCGGGCACGGTGGACGGTTCGAGGGCGGGGTTGTCCGCCAACCCGGAGCGGGCGTCGACGCGCTGGCGCACCGTCAGCCGCTCTCCCCAGGCGGCGCCGCCCGCGAGGCTCCGGACCCGGTCGACGACGGTGGCCCAGTCGGCCGTGCGACCCTT
This window encodes:
- the mshD gene encoding mycothiol synthase: MTSDDTAPPALSRSIETSSALSPAQAEDVLRLLSEAALADGQQAVSEQGRLQLKGGAREGVRHLLLTLGDVLVGYAQLEDTDPVEAPAAELVVHPAYRGHGHGRALGSALLAESGKRLRVWAHGGHSAARHLAQVLGLTLFRELRQLRRPLTDLDLPEPKLPDGVRVRAFVPGRDDAAWLALNAEAFAHHPEQGALTQRDLDDRMAEPWFDPSGFFLALRGDELVGFHWTKVHATEGLGEVYVLGVSPAAQGGGLGKALTTIGLRHLAAQALPTAMLYVDADNTAAVAVYERLGFVTHETDLMYRSES
- a CDS encoding ABC transporter; the encoded protein is MIRALVRPVWRTLPRTALAACGGLGFLLAGIPHLLPGQPDPWLCLNLLRGAALVLGVGLAFLLDDPARHTTAAVPARRPLRSGLRMALVAPAAALWWTVALLLVPEGARPPAGALTLEAAAIAATALAAASAAVRFTDRAEPGPAVATGLLVTAMTVPTLLLPERWALVVSVNDPHWDAAHERWAAVLAVAALLCAVCCTEPARTWRPPTPARR